A window of the Proteus terrae subsp. cibarius genome harbors these coding sequences:
- a CDS encoding PEP/pyruvate-binding domain-containing protein, producing the protein MELIYKINEPIASEVSISGGKGASLAKTIQSLPVPDGLILSCQAYQLFITPLLPEINRLLSEKKQEIEVVSKNIRHLILQASMPESLVHSLSSRLNELQLNNTALAVRSSGTLEDMPGAAFAGQHDTVLGVKTLPNLLDAIRQCYASLWHTHVMLYRQHLNLPHTQASMAVVLQRMINVQENEAAGVAFSVDPVQGSLSTVLINAAFGLGETVVAGEDPVDEFLIDRESFTLKQETIAQKINAIVMVDNGTKILPLKSAQQSMSSLTANQCKQVAELAISAEKYFDFPQDIEWAFHDGRLWLLQSRNVTQIAPIWTREESAERFPNPITPLTWDMCEAGFHSSLNFSLNLMGLPSFNGKWFGMQDYYIYGNQNAVSLYSNRLPTSMMNDLPTLLKSLPEIAQKFSWVQELPITWMRDLDKYLISIGALMNEPLQDKSLPQLWDYVQRINKLGADYFLPNIAISLTQRSLYSALMALLKLFFKEEKYAHTAFDNLIAMSETKTGQVNAELWALSRYVRQHSQLIKLITSIVPESIMQEIEVCDPHFYQQFTLFLANHGHRELDFDAYHPTWLDAPHIVLTQIKAMADLTDDKQTDDPLGKKILQSETEFSIISDAPEELRFFLQEIIRLARVYTALDDLEHYQTTRLALPMRRGLKALGERLVIRSVLDCPMDIYFANEHPLADAILADNPTEWNKLRHHIYQNKAGYLKAKSVTPQWIYGEDSCNELNTNEHQLKGLAGSAGVIEGEVYLVYGPENFAEFPQNAILVARTTNPAWTALFYRASGIITESGGPLSHGAVTARELGLPAVMGIRNVLNILRNGQKVRVDGQKGIIEIMS; encoded by the coding sequence ATGGAACTCATTTATAAAATTAACGAGCCTATTGCTTCTGAAGTATCTATTAGTGGGGGTAAAGGCGCGAGTTTAGCAAAAACAATTCAATCACTGCCTGTTCCGGATGGTTTAATCCTCTCTTGTCAAGCTTACCAGTTATTTATCACCCCCTTACTACCTGAAATTAATCGTTTATTATCAGAAAAAAAGCAAGAAATTGAAGTTGTTAGTAAAAATATTCGTCATTTAATTTTACAAGCATCCATGCCAGAGAGCTTAGTTCATTCTTTAAGTTCAAGACTAAATGAACTCCAATTAAATAATACCGCTTTAGCCGTAAGATCTTCCGGAACATTAGAAGATATGCCTGGAGCCGCCTTTGCAGGGCAACACGATACGGTATTAGGTGTTAAAACTTTGCCTAATTTACTGGATGCAATTCGCCAATGTTATGCATCTTTATGGCACACTCACGTTATGCTCTATCGCCAACATTTAAATTTACCCCATACTCAAGCATCAATGGCAGTTGTGCTACAAAGAATGATTAACGTCCAAGAAAATGAAGCTGCGGGTGTGGCTTTTTCTGTTGATCCCGTTCAAGGCTCTCTTTCTACTGTATTAATTAATGCTGCATTTGGATTAGGTGAAACTGTTGTTGCTGGTGAAGATCCTGTTGATGAATTTCTTATTGATAGAGAGAGTTTCACATTAAAACAAGAAACGATTGCTCAAAAAATAAATGCCATTGTTATGGTTGATAATGGTACTAAAATATTACCACTTAAATCTGCTCAACAATCCATGTCCTCCCTGACAGCAAACCAGTGTAAACAAGTGGCGGAACTTGCTATCTCAGCAGAAAAATATTTTGATTTCCCTCAAGATATAGAATGGGCATTTCATGATGGAAGATTATGGCTTTTGCAATCACGTAATGTGACACAAATTGCCCCAATTTGGACAAGAGAAGAATCAGCAGAAAGATTTCCTAATCCTATCACACCATTAACATGGGATATGTGTGAAGCGGGTTTTCATTCATCATTAAACTTTAGCCTTAATCTTATGGGGCTTCCTTCATTTAATGGTAAATGGTTCGGGATGCAAGATTATTATATTTACGGCAACCAAAATGCAGTTTCCTTGTATAGTAATCGTCTCCCTACATCGATGATGAATGATTTACCTACCCTGTTAAAATCTTTGCCTGAAATTGCACAAAAATTCAGTTGGGTACAGGAATTACCTATCACTTGGATGCGTGATTTAGATAAATATTTAATCTCTATTGGCGCATTGATGAATGAGCCATTGCAGGATAAAAGTTTGCCTCAACTATGGGATTATGTGCAAAGAATTAATAAACTAGGTGCTGATTACTTTTTACCTAACATTGCCATATCCTTAACTCAGCGCTCACTCTATTCTGCATTGATGGCATTGCTAAAACTCTTCTTTAAAGAAGAAAAATATGCACATACAGCATTCGATAATTTAATTGCTATGTCTGAAACTAAAACTGGACAAGTGAATGCGGAACTTTGGGCTCTTTCTCGTTATGTTCGACAGCACTCCCAACTTATCAAACTTATAACATCCATTGTTCCTGAAAGTATTATGCAAGAAATTGAGGTATGTGATCCTCATTTTTACCAGCAATTTACCTTATTCTTAGCTAATCATGGTCATAGAGAATTAGATTTTGATGCATATCATCCTACTTGGTTAGATGCCCCACATATTGTATTAACTCAAATTAAAGCAATGGCAGATTTAACAGATGATAAACAAACAGATGATCCATTAGGCAAAAAGATCCTGCAGTCAGAAACAGAATTTTCAATTATCTCTGATGCACCTGAAGAGCTACGCTTTTTCTTACAAGAGATTATTCGATTAGCTCGTGTTTATACTGCACTTGATGACTTAGAGCATTATCAAACAACTCGATTAGCCCTACCTATGCGTCGCGGATTAAAAGCTTTAGGAGAGCGATTGGTTATCCGTAGTGTTTTAGATTGCCCAATGGATATTTATTTTGCTAATGAACACCCTTTAGCTGATGCAATTCTTGCAGATAATCCTACTGAATGGAATAAGTTACGTCATCATATATACCAAAACAAGGCAGGATATCTAAAAGCAAAATCAGTCACACCACAATGGATCTATGGTGAGGATAGTTGTAATGAATTAAATACAAATGAACATCAATTAAAGGGACTAGCTGGTAGTGCAGGTGTTATTGAAGGTGAAGTTTATCTTGTTTATGGCCCAGAGAATTTTGCTGAATTTCCACAAAATGCCATTTTAGTAGCAAGAACAACTAACCCTGCATGGACGGCTCTCTTTTATCGTGCATCTGGTATTATTACAGAAAGTGGTGGGCCTCTGTCCCATGGTGCGGTTACAGCCCGAGAGTTAGGATTACCTGCTGTAATGGGCATACGTAATGTATTGAATATTTTACGAAATGGTCAAAAAGTCAGAGTTGATGGACAAAAAGGCATAATTGAGATTATGTCCTAA
- a CDS encoding HlyD family secretion protein, producing MKNQKKSRFFVYSIILVAIVVAGVFWWKSQAPTLPSGFAQSNGRIEATEIDISTKTPGRIDSILVQEGDFVKAGEVLANMDTRTLKEQLHEVQAQLNQAKSSVITAQSALSQRKSEQLAAQAVVRQRIAELDAAQKRLNRSRALVKTNAISIQQLDDDIARTEGARAAVEAAKAQETATIAAIESAKAGIIQANTKVDAATATERRILAELDDSILKAPRNGRVQYRVAEPGEVLGAGGRVLNMVDLSDVYMTFFLPTEAAGKAALGSEVHIILDAAPHIVIPAKTTYVASVAQFTPKTVETDNERLKLMFRVRARIAPELLEKHLEYVKTGLPGRAYIRLDHNQSWPTDLEVKLPQ from the coding sequence ATGAAAAATCAAAAAAAGAGTCGTTTTTTTGTTTATAGCATCATTCTCGTTGCGATTGTTGTCGCGGGAGTTTTTTGGTGGAAATCTCAAGCACCAACACTTCCTTCAGGATTTGCTCAAAGTAATGGGAGAATAGAAGCAACAGAAATTGATATTTCAACGAAAACGCCGGGAAGAATAGACTCTATTTTAGTTCAAGAAGGTGATTTTGTTAAAGCGGGTGAAGTGTTAGCAAACATGGATACTCGAACACTTAAAGAACAACTTCATGAAGTTCAAGCTCAATTAAACCAAGCAAAAAGCAGTGTGATCACTGCGCAGTCTGCATTATCACAACGTAAAAGTGAACAACTTGCAGCTCAAGCTGTTGTTCGTCAACGTATCGCTGAACTTGATGCCGCCCAAAAAAGACTTAATCGTTCTCGTGCATTAGTAAAAACGAATGCCATTTCTATTCAACAATTAGATGATGATATTGCAAGAACAGAAGGGGCAAGAGCAGCGGTTGAAGCCGCTAAAGCGCAAGAAACCGCAACGATAGCGGCAATAGAATCGGCTAAAGCGGGGATCATTCAAGCCAATACAAAAGTGGATGCAGCAACAGCAACCGAAAGACGTATTTTGGCGGAATTGGATGACAGTATTTTAAAAGCACCGCGCAATGGTCGTGTTCAATATCGTGTTGCAGAGCCTGGTGAAGTTTTAGGTGCTGGCGGTCGTGTATTAAATATGGTTGATCTCAGTGATGTGTATATGACTTTCTTTTTACCAACAGAAGCCGCGGGTAAAGCTGCATTAGGAAGTGAAGTTCACATTATTTTAGATGCCGCACCTCATATCGTTATTCCTGCCAAAACAACTTATGTTGCCAGTGTCGCTCAATTTACACCCAAAACGGTAGAAACAGATAACGAAAGATTGAAACTCATGTTCCGTGTAAGAGCTCGTATTGCTCCTGAATTACTTGAAAAACACCTTGAATATGTCAAAACAGGTTTACCCGGGCGTGCTTATATTCGTTTAGATCACAACCAATCTTGGCCAACTGATTTAGAGGTGAAATTACCACAATGA
- a CDS encoding AEC family transporter has translation MQNVLLTLWPLFALIALGAILRRNKTFEPAFWVGAEKLNYFLLFPALLINSLANAPLLDPQLPHLAGAIFSVVLIVTISCVILKKITGWSAGRFGAIVQGNIRFNTYLGLAIVADLFGVEGLGIAALILATLVPLSNVTSVLCLTAGQNVTLRQLVLPIIKNPLIISCVIGIIINLSGIGLPFGSDQFLKLLAATSLPLGLICIGAALHLSTLKAESKMIGINTVTRLLIVPIIAYSVAYFLGLSSLVMMLLVIFFSIPTAPTSYILTRQLGGDSELMAGIITSQTMFAAITLPIVLSFLSG, from the coding sequence ATGCAAAATGTGTTATTAACGTTATGGCCGTTATTTGCGTTAATTGCGCTAGGTGCAATTTTAAGAAGAAATAAAACGTTTGAACCAGCATTTTGGGTGGGGGCTGAAAAACTTAACTATTTTTTACTTTTTCCTGCCTTATTGATAAATAGCTTGGCAAATGCACCTTTATTGGATCCTCAATTACCCCACCTTGCTGGGGCTATTTTTTCTGTCGTTTTAATTGTCACTATATCGTGCGTTATCTTGAAAAAAATAACAGGGTGGTCTGCTGGTCGCTTTGGTGCAATTGTTCAAGGCAATATTCGATTTAACACTTATTTAGGTTTAGCAATTGTTGCTGATTTATTTGGGGTTGAAGGTTTGGGAATAGCTGCTTTGATTTTAGCAACACTAGTTCCCCTATCAAATGTGACCTCAGTACTTTGTTTAACAGCAGGGCAAAATGTGACTTTGCGTCAGCTGGTATTGCCTATCATAAAAAACCCTTTAATTATCTCTTGTGTTATTGGCATCATAATAAATTTGTCAGGGATTGGGCTTCCTTTTGGTAGTGATCAATTCTTGAAATTGTTAGCTGCAACGAGTTTACCTTTAGGCCTTATTTGTATTGGTGCAGCATTGCATCTATCAACACTAAAAGCAGAAAGCAAAATGATTGGTATTAACACTGTTACCCGTTTGCTTATAGTACCGATAATCGCGTATAGCGTTGCTTATTTTCTAGGTCTATCTTCATTAGTTATGATGCTTTTAGTTATTTTCTTCTCTATTCCAACAGCACCAACTTCTTACATTTTAACTCGTCAATTAGGGGGGGACTCTGAGTTAATGGCGGGAATTATTACATCTCAGACAATGTTTGCTGCAATTACATTGCCTATCGTATTAAGTTTTCTATCAGGATAA
- a CDS encoding phosphatase PAP2 family protein translates to MLTMKARMLFNHLFSLQLFIIWALGAYGSWLTNATEMLFPIFLGFFLWVILVFVGYKTQQTTSYSRFYWFGLLQLIACWTIFPLFKSIRYGLYQWSFDDILYKLDKFLWLGKSLPEWTIYLQSGWLSEFLSFCYFSFYFLIIGSALFFFFSRNNILTKNYFFGLMLMYFFGFIGYFSIPAAGPYSAFPSDFNYPVYSGAMTLFLTDLVDKGITGMDVFPSLHTGITLYIVGFFYFSSYRKTAYCLSPILIGLILATVYLHYHYGIDVIVGALLASLVLYITCKNNKVEYGTHL, encoded by the coding sequence ATGTTAACCATGAAAGCCAGGATGCTTTTTAACCATTTATTTTCTCTACAACTGTTTATTATTTGGGCATTGGGGGCTTATGGAAGTTGGTTAACGAATGCGACAGAAATGTTGTTCCCCATATTTTTAGGCTTCTTTTTATGGGTGATACTCGTTTTTGTTGGATACAAAACACAACAAACAACCTCTTATTCTCGATTCTATTGGTTTGGTTTATTACAACTGATTGCTTGTTGGACTATTTTTCCTCTGTTTAAGTCGATCCGCTATGGTTTATATCAATGGAGTTTTGATGATATTTTATATAAATTAGATAAATTCCTATGGCTTGGAAAAAGCTTGCCAGAATGGACAATTTATTTACAGTCAGGCTGGCTAAGTGAATTTCTTTCTTTTTGCTATTTTAGTTTCTACTTCTTGATTATTGGCAGTGCCCTTTTCTTCTTTTTTAGCCGAAATAATATACTGACTAAAAACTATTTTTTCGGCTTAATGCTAATGTATTTTTTCGGCTTTATTGGTTACTTCTCTATCCCCGCAGCCGGCCCTTACTCTGCTTTTCCTTCTGATTTTAACTATCCAGTTTACTCTGGTGCCATGACATTATTTCTGACTGATCTTGTTGATAAAGGAATTACAGGAATGGATGTTTTTCCTTCATTGCATACAGGGATCACTCTTTATATTGTTGGCTTTTTCTATTTTTCAAGTTATCGAAAAACAGCGTATTGCTTATCTCCTATCTTAATAGGACTTATTTTAGCAACTGTCTATTTACATTATCACTACGGCATTGATGTTATTGTCGGTGCTTTGCTTGCATCATTGGTGCTTTACATCACTTGTAAAAATAATAAGGTCGAATATGGAACTCATTTATAA
- a CDS encoding tyrosine-type recombinase/integrase has translation MEFHHDDQELTPETSLVLSEKQTLLDLNATFTSPAHTNPAMAYLMSLGSKRSRQTMGSFLTIVAKMIGFSSLKNCQWGALRRHHIQAIIDMLSDANKAPATINTYLAALKGVALEAWAMKQMDTESYQHIRQVKSVRGSRLPKGRALTSHEIRALFRSCEKDSSSKGLRDAAILSVLLGCGLRRSEIVAINYEHIQFRDQAFLVRGKGNKERMSYMPDDTWDRVQLWIDEIRGTQDGPLFTRIRRFDDVTDERITDQAIYYILETRQQESGIDKFAPHDLRRTFASAMLDNGEDIVTVKDAMGHASIMTTQRYDRRGDDRLRKAARHLRF, from the coding sequence GTGGAATTTCACCACGACGATCAGGAATTAACACCTGAAACATCGCTAGTTTTGTCTGAAAAACAAACATTATTGGATCTGAATGCAACATTCACCTCGCCTGCTCATACTAATCCTGCAATGGCATATTTAATGAGTTTGGGTTCAAAACGTAGTCGTCAAACAATGGGATCGTTTTTAACTATTGTTGCTAAGATGATCGGTTTTTCTTCTCTTAAAAATTGCCAATGGGGAGCACTTCGCCGTCATCATATTCAAGCTATTATTGACATGTTATCTGATGCCAATAAAGCCCCCGCTACTATCAATACTTATCTTGCTGCGTTAAAAGGTGTCGCTTTAGAAGCTTGGGCAATGAAACAAATGGATACTGAAAGTTATCAGCATATCCGCCAAGTTAAATCGGTAAGAGGAAGTAGATTACCCAAAGGCCGAGCTCTAACAAGTCATGAAATTCGTGCTTTATTTAGAAGTTGTGAAAAAGACAGTTCGTCGAAAGGTTTAAGAGATGCAGCAATATTAAGTGTGTTATTAGGTTGTGGATTGCGTCGTTCAGAAATAGTGGCTATTAACTATGAGCACATTCAATTTCGTGATCAAGCTTTTCTTGTTAGAGGTAAAGGTAATAAAGAACGTATGTCTTATATGCCCGATGATACTTGGGATCGTGTTCAATTATGGATTGATGAAATAAGAGGCACACAAGATGGTCCTCTTTTTACTCGCATTCGTCGGTTTGATGATGTCACCGATGAGCGGATCACCGATCAAGCCATTTACTATATTTTAGAAACTCGACAACAAGAAAGTGGTATTGATAAATTTGCTCCTCATGATCTACGAAGAACATTTGCTTCTGCAATGCTTGATAATGGTGAAGATATTGTCACTGTAAAAGATGCCATGGGGCATGCCAGTATTATGACGACTCAACGTTATGATAGGCGTGGAGATGATCGACTAAGAAAAGCAGCGAGACATTTACGTTTTTAA
- a CDS encoding isoaspartyl peptidase/L-asparaginase family protein, which translates to MNNIKYKLATMTLCTLFATSVFANSDSPIRLVIHGGAGTITKDTITPEQEKEYKEKLTEALNAGYAVLNSGGTSIEAVQKSINVMEDSPLFNAGKGAVFTHDGRNELDASIMDGKTRKAGAVAGVTTIKNPINAAIAVMEKSPHVMMVSNGADLFAKEQGLTIVDPSYFKTEHRWQQLQKAIEKEQVVLDHDGKTAALFVDPMMYDYKYGTVGAVALDQHGNLAAGTSTGGMTNKRYGRVGDSPIIGAGNYADNETVAVSATGSGEMFIRTLTAFNIAAQVKYKNLPLEEAAQNALDEVKAINGSGGVIVLDKTGNYTMSFNSEGMYRGTIGNDGKPVVAIYKE; encoded by the coding sequence ATGAATAATATCAAATATAAACTTGCCACAATGACACTTTGCACCCTGTTTGCTACCTCTGTTTTCGCAAATAGCGATTCTCCTATTCGCCTTGTTATTCATGGTGGTGCAGGAACAATCACTAAAGACACCATTACGCCAGAACAAGAAAAGGAATATAAAGAAAAATTAACCGAAGCATTAAATGCCGGATATGCTGTTTTAAATAGTGGAGGCACCAGCATAGAAGCTGTTCAAAAATCCATTAATGTCATGGAAGATTCACCATTATTTAATGCGGGGAAAGGTGCCGTTTTTACTCATGATGGTCGTAATGAACTTGATGCTTCTATTATGGATGGTAAAACCCGTAAAGCCGGTGCTGTTGCAGGTGTTACCACTATTAAAAACCCAATTAACGCCGCCATTGCCGTGATGGAAAAAAGTCCACATGTGATGATGGTATCAAATGGTGCTGATCTTTTTGCTAAAGAACAAGGGCTTACTATTGTAGATCCTTCTTATTTTAAAACCGAACATCGTTGGCAACAACTTCAAAAAGCAATAGAAAAAGAACAAGTTGTTTTAGATCATGATGGTAAAACAGCGGCACTTTTTGTTGATCCTATGATGTACGATTATAAATATGGCACTGTTGGTGCAGTTGCTCTTGATCAACATGGTAACTTGGCGGCAGGAACTTCTACAGGAGGAATGACAAACAAACGTTATGGCCGAGTTGGTGATTCCCCAATTATTGGTGCGGGTAACTATGCTGATAATGAAACGGTTGCTGTCTCCGCAACAGGATCGGGTGAAATGTTTATCAGAACATTAACTGCCTTCAATATCGCAGCCCAAGTTAAATATAAAAATTTACCTTTAGAAGAGGCTGCTCAAAATGCACTTGATGAAGTTAAAGCCATTAATGGTAGTGGTGGTGTTATCGTATTAGATAAAACAGGTAACTACACAATGAGTTTTAATTCTGAAGGTATGTATCGTGGCACAATTGGTAATGACGGAAAACCTGTTGTCGCAATTTATAAAGAGTGA
- a CDS encoding GNAT family N-acetyltransferase: MRMIQLRLAEPQEAKRLWYLRNQALRFGCENVYPSEILAAWTPDEMPEGYRQAIIDNPFYVIDYQEYNIPVASGFLDVKTGFAEAIFTLPEYMGKGFAGLILKQLKHEAIKRGQSKLFLDATPNAVLFYLKQGFKALEERDYYSDLAKASLHCYRMYIDLD; the protein is encoded by the coding sequence ATGAGAATGATTCAGCTTAGGCTTGCAGAGCCACAAGAAGCAAAAAGATTGTGGTATTTACGAAATCAAGCATTACGATTTGGTTGTGAAAATGTTTACCCATCAGAGATTTTAGCCGCATGGACTCCTGATGAAATGCCAGAAGGTTATCGGCAGGCTATTATCGATAATCCATTTTATGTGATTGATTATCAAGAATACAATATACCTGTTGCTTCGGGTTTTTTAGATGTTAAAACGGGTTTTGCTGAAGCCATTTTTACATTACCTGAATACATGGGAAAAGGATTTGCAGGATTAATTTTAAAGCAACTAAAGCATGAGGCAATTAAAAGAGGACAATCCAAATTATTTTTAGATGCAACACCTAATGCAGTATTATTTTATTTAAAACAGGGTTTTAAAGCATTAGAAGAGCGTGATTATTATTCTGATTTAGCGAAAGCAAGCTTACATTGTTACCGCATGTACATTGATTTAGATTAG
- a CDS encoding AMP nucleosidase: MSQPHHLEIQAVITKLKEQYQNAVDALRNAIVDYAQDGKLPDVKQRAEGLFAYPQLTVYWSGETKTEDKTRAYGRLSRSGTYSTTITNPALFENYLSEQLQLIADAYYTTFEVSASKQEIPYPFVIDGTGIGFDRKMSASLAKYFPTTDLSKIGDEITDGLICDRDILPLSHFDALRTDFSLARLKHYTGTLPEDVQPYILFTNYNRYVDEFVRWACEQVTDKNSPYCALSCAGFQQITAETVDPEKLISDLTWKKYQMPAYHLIAKEGPGITLVNIGVGPSNAKTICDHLAVLRPHVWLMIGHCGGLRESQQLGDYVLAHAYLRDDHILDDVLPPDIPIPNIAEVQRALYDATKIISGKPGHEIKQRLRTGTVVTTDDRNWELRFSVSARRFNLSRAVAVDMESATIAAQGYRFRVPYGTLLCVSDKPLHGEIKLPGQANHFYEGAVSEHLQIGIESIELLKKEEGSLHSRKLRTFNEPPFR; this comes from the coding sequence ATGTCACAACCTCATCACCTTGAAATCCAAGCAGTTATTACCAAACTAAAAGAACAATATCAAAATGCTGTTGATGCATTACGTAATGCAATTGTTGATTACGCACAAGATGGAAAATTACCCGATGTAAAACAAAGAGCTGAAGGATTATTTGCTTATCCTCAATTAACGGTATATTGGTCTGGTGAAACGAAAACGGAAGATAAAACAAGAGCTTATGGGCGTTTATCTCGCTCAGGAACTTATTCTACCACTATTACTAATCCCGCTTTATTTGAAAATTATTTATCAGAACAATTGCAACTTATTGCTGATGCCTACTATACAACTTTTGAAGTCAGCGCCTCAAAACAAGAAATTCCTTATCCTTTTGTCATTGATGGAACAGGCATTGGCTTTGATAGAAAAATGAGTGCTTCTTTAGCTAAATATTTCCCGACAACTGACTTATCTAAAATTGGTGACGAAATTACTGATGGATTAATTTGTGATAGGGATATTTTACCACTTTCTCATTTTGATGCTTTGCGTACAGATTTTTCATTGGCTCGTTTAAAACATTACACCGGTACATTACCTGAAGATGTTCAACCTTATATTTTATTCACTAACTATAACCGCTATGTTGATGAATTTGTTCGTTGGGCTTGTGAACAAGTTACAGACAAAAATAGTCCATATTGTGCGCTTTCTTGTGCTGGCTTTCAGCAAATTACGGCTGAAACTGTTGATCCTGAAAAGTTAATATCCGATTTAACTTGGAAAAAATATCAAATGCCAGCCTACCATTTAATTGCAAAAGAAGGTCCAGGAATAACATTAGTTAATATTGGTGTAGGGCCTTCAAATGCAAAAACAATTTGCGATCATTTAGCTGTTTTACGCCCTCATGTTTGGTTAATGATTGGCCATTGTGGTGGTTTACGTGAAAGCCAACAACTTGGCGATTATGTATTAGCGCATGCATATTTACGTGATGATCATATTTTAGATGACGTATTACCACCTGATATTCCAATTCCTAATATTGCTGAAGTGCAGCGCGCGCTTTACGATGCAACAAAAATAATTAGTGGAAAACCGGGGCATGAAATAAAACAAAGATTAAGAACAGGAACTGTTGTGACAACAGACGATCGTAACTGGGAATTACGCTTTTCTGTCTCAGCTAGACGATTTAACCTAAGTCGCGCCGTTGCTGTTGATATGGAAAGTGCAACAATCGCAGCACAAGGTTATCGTTTTCGAGTTCCTTATGGTACGTTATTATGTGTATCTGATAAACCTTTACATGGTGAAATTAAATTACCCGGTCAGGCTAATCATTTTTATGAAGGTGCAGTATCAGAGCATTTACAAATTGGTATTGAATCTATCGAGTTACTTAAAAAGGAAGAGGGTAGCTTGCATTCTCGTAAATTGAGAACTTTTAATGAACCGCCTTTCAGATAA
- a CDS encoding 1-acyl-sn-glycerol-3-phosphate acyltransferase gives MPNSILPSPIKKTSSFVAGSPLPFYYQCISSAIREIYFSKISLIYHNRYQAENTHPKLILCSHRNSAFDGYIALKAFPQAQALASIQLLNSPLMRTFFTGIPVVRKKDRQRLGVNANIFSSPSEAAIAHIKAGGDLLLFPEGSSEWGFQPLPYQRGAARMIRTLISEGVVFDIIPMGLFYIAPDKFSSKVEVYIGENIFINSQKDILSTREWEQNIHTEVSTALNRISVNCLNIDIFEKASAYAFNKNKDGHSYAESFIDYQNNLYRSNNDNQNIERNSQFSILIWRYVSFLFMYILFPILLSSFIASHFADARNTISFFKILGGAIATAIWAPILVVLLFFFPVFIGISLASTLFGFILIRKKGAQIC, from the coding sequence ATGCCTAATTCAATATTACCTTCTCCAATAAAAAAAACCTCCTCGTTTGTTGCAGGTTCTCCGCTCCCTTTTTATTATCAATGCATCTCAAGTGCAATTAGAGAAATCTACTTTTCCAAAATTTCACTTATTTACCATAATAGATATCAAGCTGAAAATACACATCCAAAGTTAATTCTATGTAGTCATCGGAACAGTGCTTTTGATGGTTATATTGCATTAAAGGCATTTCCTCAAGCTCAGGCTTTAGCATCAATTCAATTATTAAACAGTCCTTTAATGAGAACTTTTTTTACGGGCATTCCCGTAGTTAGGAAAAAGGATAGACAACGTTTAGGTGTAAATGCAAATATATTTTCAAGTCCTTCTGAGGCTGCAATTGCACATATAAAAGCAGGTGGTGATTTACTCTTATTTCCAGAAGGCAGTAGTGAGTGGGGTTTCCAGCCATTACCTTATCAACGAGGGGCTGCGAGAATGATTAGAACATTAATCAGTGAGGGAGTAGTTTTTGATATTATCCCTATGGGCTTGTTTTATATAGCCCCTGATAAATTCAGTTCAAAAGTTGAAGTTTATATTGGCGAAAATATTTTTATAAACTCACAAAAAGATATTTTGTCAACCAGAGAATGGGAACAAAATATTCATACGGAAGTTTCTACAGCACTAAATAGAATTTCTGTTAATTGTCTAAATATTGATATTTTTGAGAAAGCATCAGCCTATGCTTTTAATAAAAATAAGGACGGTCATTCTTATGCTGAATCCTTTATTGACTATCAAAACAATCTGTATAGATCAAATAATGATAATCAAAATATAGAAAGAAATTCTCAATTTTCTATATTAATTTGGCGTTATGTTTCATTTTTATTCATGTATATTTTATTTCCAATATTATTATCGTCATTTATTGCGTCTCATTTTGCTGATGCTCGGAATACTATCAGCTTTTTTAAAATATTAGGTGGCGCTATTGCGACTGCCATTTGGGCTCCCATCTTAGTCGTACTCCTATTCTTTTTTCCTGTATTTATTGGTATAAGTTTAGCCAGTACACTATTCGGTTTTATCTTAATAAGGAAGAAAGGCGCTCAAATATGTTAA